The Vitis riparia cultivar Riparia Gloire de Montpellier isolate 1030 chromosome 10, EGFV_Vit.rip_1.0, whole genome shotgun sequence genome includes a region encoding these proteins:
- the LOC117923881 gene encoding protein STRICTOSIDINE SYNTHASE-LIKE 10-like encodes MKLSQFFIFSFISISLFGCVNSHQAQKYNTLELPSGVSGPESIAFDCNGDGPYTGISDGRILKWQGSKHGWKEFAITSPFRIPKFCDGSLNPAMEQVCGRPLGLKFNEATCDLYIADAYFGLLVVGQNGGVAKQVAISAEGVPFRFTNALDIDQNTGIVYFTDTSTIFQRWAYAIAMQIGDKTGRLLKYDPRTKEVTVLLRGLSFSNGVALSEDKDFVLVTETTTAKVTRYWLQGQKSQLSDTFTQLIGCPDNIQRNIHGEFWVAQNNCGRPEVKVRPVRLNKEGKIVEELSVDVGPLSEVQEKNNSLWLGSVILSYIGVLN; translated from the exons ATGAAGCTCTCACAATTCTttatcttctcttttatttcgATTTCTCTTTTTGGATGTGTTAATTCACATCAAGCCCAAAAATACAACACACTTGAACTTCCTTCAGGGGTATCTGGCCCTGAAAGCATTGCTTTTGATTGTAATGGAGATGGCCCTTATACTGGCATATCGGATGGTAGAATTTTAAAATGGCAAGGTTCCAAACATGGATGGAAGGAGTTTGCAATCACTTCCCCATTCAG GATTCCTAAATTTTGTGATGGATCACTCAACCCTGCAATGGAACAAGTGTGTGGGAGACCATTGGgtcttaaattcaatgaagcAACATGTGATCTTTACATTGCAGATGCCTATTTTGGGCTATTGGTGGTTGGGCAAAATGGTGGAGTTGCCAAACAAGTAGCCATTAGTGCAGAAGGAGTCCCATTTCGATTCACTAATGCTTTGGACATTGATCAAAACACTGGAATTGTCTATTTTACCGATACTAGCACCATATTCCAAAGATG ggCTTATGCAATAGCAATGCAAATTGGGGATAAGACCGGAAGGTTACTAAAATATGATCCAAGGACCAAAGAAGTGACGGTGTTGCTAAGAGGCTTATCCTTTTCAAACGGGGTTGCATTAAGCGAAGACaaagattttgttttagttactGAAACAACTACCGCCAAAGTCACAAGATATTGGCTCCAAGGTCAAAAATCTCAATTGAGTGACacttttacacaacttattGGGTGTCCGGATAATATTCAAAGAAACATTCATGGGGAATTTTGGGTTGCACAAAATAATTGTGGAAGACCAGAAGTAAAAGTTAGACCAGTAAGACTTAATAAAGAAGGGAAGATCGTTGAAGAATTAAGTGTGGATGTTGGCCCTTTGAGTGAAGtccaagagaaaaataatagtttatGGTTAGGTTCTGTGATTTTGTCGTATATAGGTGTgttaaattag